Proteins encoded within one genomic window of Xylophilus sp. GOD-11R:
- a CDS encoding DUF4174 domain-containing protein translates to MKRKTILQAGAAGICLSMGLPVAAQAMDRNPLSAELWKTRPVVVVVPRQDDALLRRIDAALQQTATREAFVDREMVLYTVVDGKGERNRQPLDSRQTAGLLDALQLDAAGPPTFVLVGKDGGTKITKGADVDLGEVFAEVDRMPMRRRD, encoded by the coding sequence ATGAAACGCAAAACCATTCTCCAGGCCGGCGCCGCCGGCATCTGCCTGTCGATGGGACTGCCAGTGGCGGCCCAGGCGATGGATCGAAATCCGCTTTCCGCGGAGCTCTGGAAGACCCGGCCGGTGGTGGTCGTCGTGCCCCGGCAGGACGACGCGCTGCTGCGCAGGATAGACGCCGCGCTTCAGCAGACCGCCACCCGCGAAGCCTTCGTCGACCGGGAAATGGTGCTCTATACCGTCGTCGACGGTAAAGGCGAGCGCAACCGCCAGCCGCTGGACAGCCGCCAAACCGCCGGCCTGCTCGACGCGCTCCAACTCGATGCGGCCGGCCCACCCACTTTCGTGCTGGTCGGCAAGGACGGCGGCACCAAGATCACCAAAGGCGCCGACGTCGATCTGGGCGAGGTATTCGCCGAAGTAGACCGCATGCCGATGCGGCGCCGCGACTGA
- a CDS encoding pyridoxal phosphate-dependent aminotransferase yields the protein MNSEILLTSAAGSAPRTPTPPSRLPAVGITIFTVMSALAAQTGAVNLGQGFPDFDCDPRLLDAVNQAMREGANQYAPMTGAAPLREVMAAKIEAEHGRRYDPAMEITITAGATQAILTALLAVVQPGDEVIVLEPCYDSYVPGIVMAGGVPVRVPLVPGTFRPDFPRIAAALSARTRAIIVNSPHNPSATVWTRDEMLQLQALLAPTDVVVISDEVYEHMAFDTAHESASRFDGLAARSFVVSSFGKTFHVTGWKVGTVVAPASLMAEFRKVHQFNVFSVNTPMQHGLAHYLADPAPYRDLPAFYRRKRELFRSGLADSRLRLLPCEGTYFQCVDISAVSDRSEADFCQWLAREHRVAAIPMSAFYGNAFDQHVVRFCFAKKDETLHAALERLRRL from the coding sequence ATGAACTCTGAGATTCTCCTGACGTCGGCCGCCGGCTCCGCCCCGCGCACCCCGACGCCGCCCAGCCGCCTGCCGGCGGTGGGCATCACCATCTTCACCGTGATGTCGGCTTTGGCGGCGCAGACCGGCGCGGTCAACCTCGGCCAAGGTTTTCCGGATTTCGACTGCGATCCGCGCCTGCTCGACGCGGTGAATCAGGCCATGCGCGAAGGCGCCAACCAGTACGCCCCCATGACCGGCGCCGCGCCGCTGCGAGAGGTGATGGCCGCCAAGATCGAGGCCGAGCACGGCCGCCGCTACGACCCCGCGATGGAGATCACCATCACCGCCGGCGCAACCCAGGCCATCCTCACCGCCCTGCTGGCCGTGGTGCAGCCGGGCGACGAAGTCATCGTGCTGGAGCCCTGCTACGACAGCTACGTGCCCGGCATCGTGATGGCCGGCGGCGTGCCGGTGCGGGTGCCGCTGGTGCCCGGCACCTTCCGGCCGGACTTCCCGCGCATCGCCGCCGCCCTGTCGGCGCGCACCCGCGCGATCATCGTCAACAGCCCGCACAACCCGAGCGCCACCGTGTGGACACGCGACGAGATGTTGCAGCTGCAGGCCTTGCTCGCGCCGACCGACGTCGTCGTCATCAGCGACGAGGTCTACGAGCACATGGCTTTCGACACGGCGCACGAAAGCGCCTCGCGCTTCGACGGCCTGGCCGCGCGCAGCTTCGTGGTGTCGAGCTTTGGCAAGACCTTCCACGTCACCGGCTGGAAAGTCGGCACCGTGGTGGCGCCTGCCTCGCTCATGGCCGAGTTCCGCAAGGTGCACCAGTTCAACGTGTTCTCGGTCAACACGCCGATGCAGCACGGCCTGGCGCATTACCTGGCCGATCCTGCGCCCTACCGCGATCTGCCGGCTTTCTACCGACGCAAGCGCGAACTGTTCCGCTCCGGTCTGGCCGACTCGAGGCTGCGGCTGCTGCCGTGCGAAGGCACCTATTTCCAATGCGTCGACATCTCGGCCGTGAGCGACCGTTCGGAGGCCGATTTCTGCCAGTGGCTGGCGCGCGAACACCGCGTGGCCGCCATACCGATGTCGGCGTTCTACGGCAACGCCTTCGACCAGCACGTGGTGCGCTTCTGCTTCGCCAAGAAGGACGAAACCTTGCACGCCGCGCTGGAGCGGCTGCGGCGTCTTTGA
- a CDS encoding heavy metal translocating P-type ATPase: MHDHAHPVSPDHPAAPVTPPAGVRPASSTARRPSATAPIACCGCRPAPEPKAKADHPDHAGHEHGHGEHGDHAEHDHDHSALPGRWRLGAALALAAAAEGLHLLAGESSPIAQYGGMALAAVAIGLAGVGIYASGWKSLLRGQLGIDALMAVAVTGAFLLGQWPEAAMVMALYALAERIEEAAATRARNAVGSLLALRPENAEVRDAAGTWTKQPLDAVTLGATVRIGPGGRIPFDGTVTEGRGAVDEASISGESLPVDKAPGDTLFAGTLNAESSLEFRVDSVDGQTTLDRTIRSVEEAQSALAPTQRLVDRFAKVYTPIVFGLAVLLAVGAPLVLGWAWRDAVYRALVLLVIACPCALVLSTPVTVVSALAAAARRGILIKGGVWLEQARLLRLVAFDKTGTLTQGKPVLVEHRLTRADQDAGSALADAAALAMRSDHPVSKALVAGLPDEVRDAAPVVDDFRALSGRGVAGRIAGRSMLLGNRRLMTEQGFWTEAVEAMVAPHEQAGRSVTLLADGQAVRAVFAVADTLRPSAREAVEALARLGIGSAMLTGDHPAAAQAIAREAGITQVRAGLLPDEKLAAIAELQGLHGQVAMAGDGINDAPALARADIGVAIGAAGTDVAVETAGIVILHDDLRRVAEVVRLSRRTRTVLLQNIAIALGLKLVFLVLAIAGLATMWMAVFADVGASLLVIANGLRMLRLGSSGGGARAHG; encoded by the coding sequence ATGCACGATCACGCACATCCTGTCTCGCCGGACCATCCGGCCGCTCCCGTTACGCCGCCCGCAGGTGTCCGGCCCGCCTCGTCGACCGCCCGGCGCCCCTCGGCGACCGCGCCCATTGCCTGCTGCGGTTGCCGGCCTGCGCCGGAGCCGAAAGCCAAGGCCGATCACCCCGACCATGCGGGGCACGAACATGGCCACGGCGAACACGGCGACCACGCGGAGCACGATCACGATCATTCCGCCCTTCCCGGCCGCTGGCGCCTGGGCGCCGCACTCGCCCTGGCGGCTGCGGCCGAAGGCCTGCATCTGCTGGCCGGCGAAAGCTCGCCCATCGCGCAATACGGCGGCATGGCACTGGCGGCCGTCGCGATCGGGCTGGCGGGCGTGGGCATCTATGCGTCGGGATGGAAATCGCTGCTGCGGGGCCAACTCGGCATCGACGCGCTGATGGCAGTGGCGGTCACTGGCGCCTTCCTGCTCGGCCAGTGGCCGGAAGCCGCCATGGTGATGGCCCTCTACGCGCTGGCCGAACGCATCGAGGAAGCGGCCGCGACCCGGGCGCGCAATGCGGTGGGCAGCCTGCTCGCGCTGCGGCCCGAAAATGCCGAAGTGCGCGACGCCGCCGGCACCTGGACGAAACAGCCGCTCGATGCCGTGACCCTGGGCGCCACCGTGCGCATCGGCCCGGGCGGGCGCATTCCGTTCGACGGTACCGTCACCGAAGGCCGCGGCGCGGTGGACGAGGCGAGCATTTCCGGCGAAAGCCTGCCGGTCGACAAGGCGCCTGGCGACACGCTGTTCGCCGGCACGCTCAACGCGGAGTCGTCGCTCGAATTCCGGGTCGATTCGGTCGACGGCCAGACGACGCTGGACCGCACCATCCGCTCGGTGGAAGAAGCCCAATCCGCGCTGGCGCCGACGCAACGGCTGGTCGACCGCTTCGCCAAGGTCTACACGCCGATCGTCTTCGGGCTGGCGGTGCTGCTGGCCGTGGGGGCACCGCTGGTGCTTGGCTGGGCCTGGCGCGATGCCGTGTACCGCGCGTTGGTGCTGCTCGTCATCGCCTGCCCCTGCGCGCTGGTGCTGTCGACGCCGGTGACGGTGGTGAGTGCGCTCGCGGCAGCAGCACGGCGCGGCATCCTGATCAAGGGGGGCGTGTGGCTGGAACAGGCACGGTTGCTGCGCCTGGTGGCTTTCGACAAGACCGGCACACTGACCCAGGGAAAGCCGGTGCTGGTGGAACACCGGCTGACCCGAGCTGATCAGGATGCCGGCTCGGCGCTGGCAGATGCGGCCGCGCTGGCGATGCGCTCCGACCACCCGGTCTCCAAGGCCCTGGTGGCCGGCTTGCCCGACGAGGTGCGCGATGCGGCGCCGGTTGTCGACGACTTCCGCGCGCTCAGCGGCCGCGGCGTGGCCGGTCGCATCGCCGGCCGTTCAATGCTGTTGGGCAATCGCCGCCTGATGACCGAACAGGGCTTCTGGACCGAAGCTGTCGAGGCGATGGTCGCGCCGCACGAACAGGCGGGCCGCAGCGTGACGCTGCTGGCCGACGGCCAGGCGGTGCGTGCCGTCTTCGCCGTGGCCGACACCTTGCGGCCGAGCGCCCGTGAAGCGGTCGAAGCGCTGGCGCGCCTGGGCATCGGCAGCGCCATGCTGACCGGCGACCACCCCGCCGCCGCGCAGGCCATCGCGCGCGAAGCGGGCATCACGCAGGTTCGCGCCGGGTTGCTGCCCGACGAGAAGCTGGCGGCCATCGCCGAATTGCAAGGTCTGCACGGCCAGGTGGCGATGGCGGGGGACGGCATCAACGATGCGCCGGCGCTCGCCCGGGCCGATATCGGCGTGGCGATCGGCGCGGCCGGCACCGATGTGGCGGTGGAGACGGCCGGCATCGTGATCCTGCACGACGACCTGCGTCGGGTCGCCGAGGTGGTCCGGCTTTCGCGCCGCACCCGCACGGTGCTCTTGCAGAACATCGCCATCGCGCTGGGGCTGAAACTGGTGTTTCTGGTGTTGGCCATCGCCGGGCTGGCCACGATGTGGATGGCGGTGTTCGCCGATGTCGGCGCGAGCCTGCTGGTCATCGCCAATGGGCTGCGCATGCTGCGCTTGGGCAGCAGTGGCGGCGGCGCCCGCGCTCACGGATGA
- a CDS encoding HD-GYP domain-containing protein, producing the protein MFLHRLDGSWLNSPFWRRAFVIEDDADLHSLKTSGIQEVWIDIARGLDVAPPAEPIEMPPGDLEALAAPTTPPTAVAIVVPDDKPVPLHEELERAREICEQGKERVASMFSEIRMGRAIDAGGAVSLVNEIASSVARNPGALIGMARLKTVDDYTYMHSVAVCGLMVALATQIGLPPDEVREAGLGGLMHDVGKALMPLHVLNKPGSLSEAEFTVMKSHAEEGWRLLKNGGAVTPAVQSVALHHHERFDGSGYPARLAGEAISLHARMGAICDVYDAITSTRPYKSAWDPAHAVRQMARWKGHFDPTLFQAFIRSLGIYPIGSLVQLESGFLAVVCEQNTDTLLTPVVKAFYSMKSGARIEPRRLDLGQAGGADRIASVEDPARWSFGNLDALWIEG; encoded by the coding sequence ATGTTTCTGCATCGGCTCGACGGCTCCTGGCTGAATTCGCCTTTCTGGCGCCGTGCCTTCGTGATCGAGGACGACGCCGACCTGCATTCCCTCAAGACCAGCGGCATCCAGGAAGTCTGGATCGACATCGCCCGTGGCCTGGACGTGGCTCCGCCGGCCGAGCCGATCGAGATGCCTCCGGGCGATCTCGAGGCGCTGGCTGCCCCCACGACGCCGCCGACGGCGGTCGCCATCGTCGTGCCGGACGACAAGCCGGTTCCGCTGCATGAAGAACTCGAGCGCGCCCGCGAGATCTGCGAACAGGGCAAGGAACGCGTCGCCTCGATGTTCTCGGAGATCCGCATGGGCCGCGCCATCGACGCCGGCGGCGCGGTTTCGCTGGTCAACGAGATCGCTTCTTCCGTCGCCCGCAATCCGGGCGCGCTGATCGGCATGGCGCGCCTGAAGACCGTGGACGACTACACCTATATGCACTCCGTGGCGGTGTGCGGGTTGATGGTCGCGCTGGCGACCCAGATCGGACTGCCGCCGGACGAGGTGCGCGAAGCCGGTCTCGGCGGTCTGATGCACGACGTGGGCAAGGCGCTGATGCCGCTGCATGTGCTGAACAAGCCCGGTTCGCTCAGCGAGGCCGAATTCACCGTCATGAAGAGCCACGCCGAGGAGGGCTGGCGCCTGCTCAAGAACGGCGGCGCCGTGACGCCGGCAGTGCAGTCGGTGGCGTTGCACCACCACGAACGCTTCGATGGCTCGGGTTACCCCGCCCGGTTGGCGGGCGAGGCGATCAGCCTGCATGCGCGCATGGGTGCGATCTGCGACGTCTACGACGCGATCACCTCGACGCGTCCGTACAAGAGCGCGTGGGATCCGGCGCACGCCGTGCGGCAGATGGCGCGCTGGAAAGGGCATTTCGACCCGACGCTGTTCCAGGCCTTCATCCGCAGCCTGGGCATCTATCCGATCGGCTCGCTGGTTCAGCTGGAATCCGGTTTTCTGGCGGTGGTGTGCGAGCAGAACACCGACACCCTGCTGACGCCGGTGGTGAAGGCTTTCTATTCGATGAAGTCCGGCGCCCGTATCGAGCCGCGGCGGCTCGACCTGGGCCAGGCCGGCGGTGCCGACCGCATCGCGTCGGTGGAAGACCCGGCGCGTTGGTCTTTCGGGAACCTCGACGCGCTCTGGATCGAGGGCTGA
- a CDS encoding Cd(II)/Pb(II)-responsive transcriptional regulator, with amino-acid sequence MPSPSPYLRIGDAARLSGIGAANIRFYEREGLLAPQARSEAAYRLYGEEDIHRLRFIRLCRAMDMSLDEVRTLLGLDLNDKADCGQARETLEGHLEHVRQRLTELRSLEANLVALRDRCDGQGGHCGIIETLHRRADAQALPAATPVTRRHV; translated from the coding sequence ATGCCGTCGCCAAGTCCCTACCTGCGCATCGGAGATGCAGCACGCCTCAGCGGCATCGGCGCCGCCAACATCCGTTTTTACGAGCGTGAAGGGCTGCTCGCGCCGCAAGCTCGAAGCGAGGCCGCCTATCGTCTCTATGGCGAAGAGGACATCCACCGCCTGCGATTCATCCGGCTGTGTCGGGCCATGGACATGTCGCTCGACGAGGTGCGCACCCTGCTCGGCCTGGACCTGAACGACAAGGCCGATTGCGGTCAGGCGCGCGAAACGCTGGAAGGCCATCTCGAACACGTCCGCCAGCGCCTGACCGAATTGCGCTCGCTTGAAGCCAACCTGGTGGCGCTGCGCGACCGCTGTGACGGGCAGGGGGGGCATTGCGGAATCATCGAAACGCTGCATCGCCGCGCCGACGCCCAGGCGCTTCCCGCCGCAACGCCAGTCACCAGGCGTCACGTTTAG
- a CDS encoding PA0069 family radical SAM protein, which yields MSTTRIPVEAIKGRGSATQLAHRFSRDERDAWDDGWDTLADLQADRPAQIRTQIHFEDAKSVISRNDSPDIPFDASINPYRGCEHGCIYCFARPTHSYLNFSPGLDFETQLIAKRNIADVLRQELARPGYRPSHIAIGTATDCYQPIERELRLTRSVIEVLGEARHPFGLVTKSSAVERDLDLIAPLAQKRLAAVYITITTLDARLARILEPRAAAPHRRLQTIRALVDAGVPVGVSVAPQIPFITEDMEQVLEAAREAGARSAFYTVVRLPWEVAPLFREWLDLHYPQRAARVMARIQEMRGGRDYDADFATRMKGSGLWSELIRRRFETATRRFGLNRERTVSTLEHFRPPGVGGQTHLF from the coding sequence GTGAGCACCACCCGCATTCCCGTCGAAGCCATCAAGGGCCGTGGCAGCGCCACGCAGCTAGCCCACCGCTTTTCGCGAGACGAGCGCGATGCCTGGGACGACGGCTGGGATACCCTGGCCGATCTCCAGGCCGACCGGCCCGCCCAGATCCGCACCCAGATCCATTTCGAAGATGCCAAGAGCGTCATCAGCCGCAACGACTCGCCCGACATTCCGTTCGACGCGTCGATCAATCCATATCGCGGCTGCGAACACGGTTGCATCTATTGTTTTGCGCGGCCCACGCACAGTTATCTCAACTTTTCGCCGGGTCTGGATTTCGAGACCCAGCTCATCGCCAAGCGCAACATCGCCGACGTACTTCGCCAGGAACTCGCCCGTCCGGGTTACCGGCCCAGCCACATCGCCATCGGCACCGCCACCGACTGCTACCAGCCGATCGAGCGCGAGCTGCGACTCACCCGTTCGGTCATCGAAGTGCTCGGCGAGGCTCGCCATCCGTTCGGGCTAGTCACCAAATCGAGCGCCGTCGAGCGCGACCTCGACCTGATCGCGCCGCTGGCTCAAAAACGCCTGGCCGCCGTCTACATCACCATCACCACGCTCGACGCGCGCCTGGCCCGCATCCTGGAACCGCGCGCCGCCGCTCCGCACCGGCGGCTGCAGACCATCCGGGCGCTGGTCGACGCGGGCGTGCCGGTGGGGGTCAGCGTGGCGCCGCAGATTCCCTTCATTACCGAGGACATGGAACAGGTGCTCGAAGCCGCCCGCGAGGCCGGCGCCCGCAGCGCCTTCTACACGGTGGTGCGGCTGCCCTGGGAAGTGGCGCCGCTGTTTCGCGAATGGCTCGATCTGCACTATCCGCAGCGCGCGGCCCGGGTCATGGCGCGTATCCAGGAAATGCGGGGCGGCCGCGACTACGACGCCGACTTCGCCACCCGCATGAAGGGCAGCGGGCTCTGGTCGGAGCTGATCCGCCGCCGCTTCGAAACAGCGACCCGCCGCTTCGGCCTGAACCGGGAACGCACCGTGTCGACGCTGGAACACTTTCGGCCACCCGGCGTCGGCGGGCAGACGCATCTCTTCTGA
- a CDS encoding CysB family HTH-type transcriptional regulator, which produces MNLHQFRFVQEAVRRNLNLTEAAKALHTSQPGVSKAIIELEEELGVEIFARHGKRLKRVTEPGQHVLASIELIMREVGNLRRIGEQFSAQDSGTLSIATTHTQARYVLPIPVAKLREAYPKVNVSLHQGSPDQVARMLLDDTAEIGIATESLASYADLVTLPCYQWEHVLVVPHGHPLAQVERVTLEELAREPIVTYHPSFTGRTRIDQAFATKKLTPRIALEAIDSDVIKTYVRLGLGIGIVAEMAVRGEGNESSDLVVRPVGHLFGQNVARVAFKRSAYLRNFVFKFAELLSDRLNRDLIAKALSGHFHDHEL; this is translated from the coding sequence ATGAACCTCCATCAGTTCCGCTTCGTGCAGGAAGCCGTGCGACGCAACCTCAACCTGACCGAGGCCGCCAAGGCACTGCACACCTCGCAACCGGGGGTGTCCAAGGCCATCATCGAATTGGAAGAAGAGCTGGGCGTGGAGATATTCGCCCGCCATGGCAAACGACTCAAGCGCGTCACCGAGCCCGGCCAGCACGTGCTGGCGAGCATCGAACTGATCATGCGCGAGGTAGGCAACCTGCGGCGTATCGGCGAGCAGTTCAGCGCGCAGGACAGCGGCACGCTTTCCATCGCCACCACCCACACCCAGGCGCGCTATGTGCTGCCGATTCCCGTGGCGAAGCTGCGCGAGGCCTATCCCAAGGTCAATGTGAGCCTGCACCAGGGCTCGCCCGACCAGGTGGCGCGCATGCTGCTCGACGACACCGCCGAGATCGGCATCGCCACCGAATCGCTCGCCAGCTACGCAGACCTGGTCACCCTGCCCTGCTACCAATGGGAACACGTGCTGGTGGTGCCGCACGGCCATCCGCTCGCCCAGGTGGAGCGTGTCACGCTGGAAGAACTCGCCCGCGAGCCGATCGTCACCTACCACCCGTCGTTCACCGGCCGAACCCGCATCGACCAGGCCTTCGCCACCAAGAAGCTCACCCCGCGCATCGCCCTGGAGGCGATCGACTCCGACGTCATCAAGACCTACGTGCGGCTGGGCCTGGGCATCGGCATCGTCGCCGAGATGGCGGTGCGCGGCGAAGGCAACGAATCTTCCGACCTGGTGGTGCGTCCGGTTGGCCACCTGTTCGGGCAGAACGTGGCGCGCGTGGCTTTCAAGCGCAGCGCCTACCTGCGCAACTTCGTCTTCAAGTTCGCCGAATTGCTGAGCGACCGCCTCAACCGCGACCTGATCGCCAAGGCCTTGTCGGGCCATTTCCATGACCATGAACTCTGA
- a CDS encoding error-prone DNA polymerase, which translates to MPVPGPATAAYTELHCITNFSFQRGASHPDELVLQALALGYRGIAITDECSVSGVVRAWDGLRQFRRHLIEDWRKDHPDQGAQGDAPTPPEPPDIHLLYGSEFLLEDGARLVAIARDLDGWGGLCQAITAARGAAHKGEYEVRAIDFSLLHGCERIYLPHRPPGQPVDALDLQARLITAVERFGAHGLWLGVELFCEFDDDLWLDMLQQGAAAAGLPLLACGDVHMHKSSRKPLQDVLTAVRHGRPVAECGFALQRNAQRYLRPLERLGELYPAELLQATQLLAGRCTFKMEEIAYHYPRETIPPGLTSAQALRRLVEEGVKTRYPDGATQKVLDQIEQELELIAFKNYEMYFLTVEDIVRFARVEKILCQGRGSAANSVVCYCLGITEVRPDDSNLLFERFISKERDEPPDIDVDFEHQRREEVIQYIYKKYGRDRAAIAAVVVRYRSRMAIRDVGAALGVPEALVDAFAKDHYWFDKDILKQQIAEAQERSGVSAPQGLIDQWLKLTCELREFPRHLSQHVGGFVLTEGPLTRLVPVEPASMKDRSIIQWEKADLEAVGLMKVDVLALGMLSALRRMIDFRNRWRGLEWTMAEIPRDQAEVFDMVCTADTIGVFQVESRAQMSMLPRLLPREFYDLVVEVAIVRPGPIQGKMVHPYLKARQARREGKQIVYIKDELERSLKRTLGVPIFQEQVMQLAMDAAGFSADKADGLRRSMAGWGRKGGVAHFQDALVQGMIDRGYPQDFAHGVFEQIKGFGEYGFPESHAASFALLVYLSCWIKCHEPAAFLAGILDAQPMGFYSPSQLVQDARRHQVEVRPVDVCASGIDSVLEMPSRVSKRLYTGVEWATRPRPEAATGMPSRAAPGEPVWPGTRVPQPGRLPQPAVRLSLRLVGGLSEAGMQRIVAAREQAPFTSTEDLALRAELDTRDMQALAAADALQSLAGHRRQQMWEASAQKRAPALLRGVPVNEPALEMPRAGEFEEIVGDYASLGLTLRRHPLALLRERMDHYRLQTARALRDLPHGSVVRTCGIVTMRQRPPTAKGTLFVTLEDETGIVNVIVWADAVEQWREALLKSRLLAVSGTWQRDKDSGGQVRHLLGRKFKDMSHWLGRLGTRKSRDFH; encoded by the coding sequence ATGCCCGTGCCCGGCCCAGCCACTGCCGCCTATACCGAACTGCACTGCATCACCAACTTCAGCTTCCAGCGCGGCGCCTCGCACCCCGACGAACTGGTGCTGCAGGCGCTGGCCCTGGGTTACCGGGGCATCGCCATCACCGACGAATGCTCGGTATCGGGCGTGGTGCGCGCCTGGGACGGCCTGCGCCAGTTCCGCCGCCACCTGATCGAGGACTGGCGCAAGGACCATCCCGACCAGGGCGCCCAAGGTGACGCACCCACCCCCCCAGAACCACCCGACATCCATCTTCTCTACGGCAGCGAATTTCTGCTCGAAGACGGCGCCCGGTTGGTCGCCATCGCCCGCGACCTGGACGGCTGGGGTGGCTTGTGCCAGGCGATAACCGCCGCGCGCGGCGCGGCCCACAAGGGCGAATACGAGGTTCGCGCCATCGACTTCTCGCTGCTGCACGGCTGCGAACGCATCTACCTGCCGCACCGGCCGCCCGGCCAGCCGGTCGATGCGCTCGACCTGCAGGCGCGCCTGATCACGGCGGTGGAGCGTTTCGGTGCGCATGGCCTGTGGCTGGGCGTCGAGCTCTTCTGCGAATTCGACGACGACCTCTGGCTCGACATGCTGCAGCAGGGCGCAGCGGCCGCCGGCTTGCCGCTGCTGGCCTGCGGCGACGTGCACATGCACAAGTCCTCGCGCAAACCCCTGCAGGACGTGCTTACCGCGGTGCGCCATGGGCGACCGGTGGCCGAATGCGGCTTTGCCCTGCAACGCAACGCCCAGCGCTATCTGCGGCCGCTGGAACGGCTGGGCGAGCTGTATCCGGCCGAACTTCTCCAGGCCACGCAACTGCTGGCTGGGCGATGCACGTTCAAGATGGAGGAGATCGCCTACCACTACCCCCGCGAAACCATTCCTCCCGGGCTGACGTCTGCCCAGGCGCTGCGCAGATTGGTGGAGGAAGGCGTGAAGACCCGCTATCCCGACGGCGCCACGCAGAAGGTGCTGGACCAGATCGAGCAAGAGCTCGAGCTCATCGCCTTCAAGAACTACGAGATGTATTTCCTGACGGTCGAGGACATCGTGCGGTTCGCGCGCGTCGAGAAGATCCTTTGCCAGGGCCGGGGTTCGGCCGCCAACTCGGTGGTCTGCTATTGCCTGGGCATCACCGAGGTCCGGCCGGACGATTCCAACCTGCTGTTCGAACGGTTCATCAGCAAGGAGCGCGACGAGCCGCCGGATATCGACGTCGATTTCGAGCACCAGCGGCGCGAAGAGGTCATTCAGTACATCTACAAAAAGTACGGCCGCGACCGCGCCGCCATCGCCGCCGTAGTGGTGCGCTACCGCTCGCGCATGGCGATTCGCGACGTGGGCGCGGCACTCGGCGTGCCCGAGGCGCTGGTCGACGCCTTTGCCAAGGACCACTACTGGTTCGACAAGGACATCCTGAAACAGCAGATCGCCGAAGCGCAGGAGCGCTCCGGGGTGAGCGCGCCGCAAGGCCTCATCGACCAGTGGCTCAAGCTCACCTGCGAATTGCGTGAATTTCCCCGCCATCTCAGCCAGCACGTGGGCGGCTTCGTGCTGACGGAAGGGCCGCTGACGCGCCTGGTACCGGTCGAGCCCGCCAGCATGAAAGACCGCTCCATCATCCAGTGGGAGAAAGCCGACCTCGAAGCCGTCGGCCTGATGAAGGTGGATGTGCTGGCACTCGGCATGCTGTCGGCGCTGCGCCGCATGATCGACTTTCGCAACCGCTGGCGCGGCCTCGAATGGACCATGGCCGAGATCCCGCGCGACCAGGCGGAGGTGTTCGACATGGTGTGCACCGCCGACACCATCGGCGTGTTCCAGGTGGAAAGCCGCGCGCAGATGTCGATGCTGCCGCGCCTGCTGCCGCGCGAGTTCTACGACCTTGTGGTGGAAGTCGCCATCGTGCGGCCCGGGCCGATCCAGGGAAAGATGGTGCATCCCTACCTCAAGGCGCGGCAGGCGCGGCGCGAGGGCAAGCAGATCGTCTATATCAAGGACGAGCTCGAACGATCGCTCAAGCGCACCCTGGGCGTGCCCATCTTCCAGGAGCAGGTGATGCAGCTGGCCATGGACGCGGCCGGATTCAGCGCCGACAAGGCCGACGGCCTGCGTCGCTCCATGGCCGGCTGGGGGCGCAAGGGTGGCGTGGCGCATTTCCAGGACGCGCTGGTGCAGGGAATGATCGACCGAGGCTATCCCCAGGACTTCGCCCATGGCGTCTTCGAGCAGATCAAGGGTTTCGGCGAATACGGCTTTCCGGAAAGCCATGCCGCCAGCTTCGCGCTGCTGGTCTATTTGAGCTGCTGGATCAAGTGCCACGAGCCGGCCGCCTTCCTGGCCGGCATCCTCGATGCCCAGCCCATGGGTTTCTATTCGCCCTCGCAGCTGGTGCAGGACGCCCGCCGCCACCAGGTGGAAGTGCGGCCAGTGGACGTGTGCGCCAGCGGCATCGATTCGGTGCTGGAGATGCCCTCGCGGGTGTCGAAGCGGCTCTACACCGGCGTCGAATGGGCCACGCGGCCCCGGCCCGAAGCCGCGACGGGCATGCCTTCTCGCGCTGCGCCGGGCGAGCCGGTCTGGCCCGGTACCCGGGTGCCGCAACCCGGGCGGCTGCCGCAGCCGGCGGTGCGGCTGTCGCTGCGGCTGGTGGGGGGCTTGTCCGAAGCGGGCATGCAACGCATCGTCGCCGCGCGCGAGCAGGCGCCGTTCACCAGCACCGAAGACCTGGCCCTGCGCGCCGAGCTCGACACCCGAGACATGCAGGCCCTGGCCGCGGCCGACGCGCTGCAGTCGCTCGCGGGCCACCGGCGCCAGCAGATGTGGGAAGCCAGCGCCCAGAAACGCGCACCCGCGCTGCTGCGTGGCGTGCCGGTCAACGAGCCGGCGCTCGAGATGCCCCGTGCCGGCGAGTTCGAAGAGATCGTCGGCGACTACGCTTCCCTGGGGCTCACCCTGCGCCGCCATCCGCTGGCCCTGCTGCGCGAAAGAATGGACCACTACCGGTTGCAGACCGCCCGCGCCCTGCGCGACCTGCCGCACGGCAGCGTGGTGCGCACCTGCGGCATCGTCACCATGCGCCAGCGCCCGCCCACGGCCAAGGGCACGCTGTTCGTCACCCTGGAAGACGAGACCGGCATCGTCAACGTCATCGTCTGGGCCGACGCGGTGGAGCAGTGGCGCGAAGCGCTGCTCAAGTCGCGCCTGCTGGCCGTCAGCGGCACCTGGCAGCGCGACAAGGACAGCGGCGGCCAGGTGCGCCACCTGCTGGGCCGGAAGTTCAAGGACATGTCGCACTGGCTCGGTCGGCTCGGCACCCGCAAGAGCCGCGACTTTCACTGA